Proteins co-encoded in one Malus domestica chromosome 09, GDT2T_hap1 genomic window:
- the LOC103442297 gene encoding alpha-mannosidase 2-like, which translates to MAFSSYIGSTRRGGWANSLLPSSSASNPKSKLTRKPRRRLSLRDFIFANFFIIGLSISLFLFLIVILRYGVPTPLSTHFKSKSSTRFSKPRKPVSRKPDSGADAAAGATVDITTKELYDKIEFSDVDGGPWKQGWRVSYKGDEWDSEKLKVFVVPHSHNDPGWKLTVEEYYDRQSRHILDTIVDTLSKDSRRKFIWEEMSYLERWWRDSSDHKRESFTNLVKNGQLEIVGGGWVMNDEANSHYYAIIEQMTEGNMWLNETVGVVPKNAWAIDPFGYSPTMAYLLRRMGFENMLIQRTHYELKKELALHKNLEYIWRQSWDVDETTDIFVHMMPFYSYDIPHTCGPEPAICCQFDFARMRGFVYELCPWGDNPVETNQENVQERALILLDQYKKKSTLYRTNTLLIPLGDDFRYISIDEAEAQFRNYQMLFDYINSNPSLNTEVKFGTLEDYFSTLREEAERINHSLPGEIGSGQVGGFPSLSGDFFTYADRQQDYWSGYYVSRPFFKAVDRVLEQTLRTTDMMMAFLLGYCERAQCEKLPMGFSYKLAAARRNLALFQHHDGVTGTAKDHVVLDYGTRMHTSLQDLQIFMSKAIEVLLGIRHEKNDNNPSQFEPEQVRSKYDVQPVHRAIMAREGTRQSVVFFNPLEQTREEVVMVIVNRPDVTVLDSNSTCVQSQISPELQHDKSKIFTGRHRVYWQVSVPALGLQTYYIANGLHGCEKAKPAKLRFFSKSSSLSCPTPYACSKADADVAEIQNRHQILTFDVKHGLLQKVSYKNGSPNVVGEEIDMYSSWGSGAYLFKPNGDAQVIIEEGGQLVISEGPLVQEVYSYPRTEWEKSPISHSTRVYNGENTVQEFLIEKEYHVELLGQEFDDKELIVRYKTDVDNKRIFFSDLNGFQMSRRETYDKIPVQGNYYPMPSLAFMQGSAGQRFSVHSRQSLGVASLKNGWLEIMLDRRLVRDDGRGLGQGVMDNRAMNVIFHIVVESNISATSNPVSNPLPLNPSLLSHCVSAHLNYPLHAFIAKKPEELSVQPPPRSFSPLAAPLPCDLHIVSFKVPQPLKYSQQPLEDSRFALILQRQNWDASYCRKGRSGCTRFADETVNLFYMFKDLKVLNARVTSLNLLHEDMDMLGYTEQFGDFAQDGHVLISPMEIQAYKLELRPPK; encoded by the exons TCCGCTTCCAACCCCAAATCCAAGCTCACCAGAAAGCCCCGCAGGCGATTATCCCTCCGCGACTTCATCTTCGCAAACTTCTTCATCATCGGCCTCTCGATCTCCCTCTTCCTATTTCTCATCGTCATCCTCCGCTACGGCGTCCCCACACCCCTCTCCACCCACTTCAAATCCAAATCCTCCACCCGCTTCTCCAAGCCCCGAAAGCCCGTCTCCCGCAAACCCGATTCGGGCGCCGACGCCGCTGCGGGGGCCACCGTTGACATCACCACCAAGGagctgtacgacaagattgaaTTCTCGGATGTGGACGGCGGGCCGTGGAAGCAGGGGTGGCGGGTGAGCTACAAAGGGGACGAGTGGGACTCTGAGAAATTGAAGGTGTTTGTGGTGCCCCATTCGCATAACGATCCCGGCTGGAAGCTCACCGTCGAAGAGTACTACGATAGGCAATCCAGGCATATTCTCGACACCATTGTCGATACGCTTTCTAAG GATTCTCGGCGCAAGTTTATATGGGAAGAGATGTCTTATCTGGAAAGATGGTGGAGGGACTCCTCTGATCACAAAAGGGAGTCATTCACAAATTTGGTGAAGAATGGTCAGCTGGAAATTGTTGGAGGTGGCTGGGTAATGAACGATGAG GCTAATTCACATTATTATGCCATAATTGAGCAG ATGACTGAAGGAAATATGTGGTTGAATGAAACTGTTGGGGTTGTTCCTAAAAATGCATGGGCAATAGATCCGTTTGGATACTCACCTACCATGGCATATCTTCTCCGTCGCATGGGTTTCGAAAATATGCTTATTCAGAGGACCCATTATGAGCTGAAGAAGGAACTTGCACTGCATAAAAATTTGGAGTATATATGGCGTCAGAGCTGGGATGTGGATGAAACTACTGATATTTTTGTCCATATGATGCCCTTTTATTCTTATGATATTCCACATACTTGTGGGCCAGAGCCTGCCATTTGTTGTCAGTTTGACTTTGCTCGAATGCGTGGCTTTGTTTATGAACTTTGTCCGTGGGGAGACAATCCAGTAGAGACCAACCAGGAAAATGTTCAGGAGCGGGCACTTATTCTACTGGATCAATATAAGAAGAAATCAACACTGTACAGGACAAATACACTTCTTATTCCTCTTGGAGATGATTTCCGCTACATAAGCATCGATGAAGCTGAAGCTCAGTTTAGGAACTACCAAATGTTGTTTGACTATATCAATTCTAATCCCAGTTTAAACACAGAGGTCAAGTTTGGAACTTTGGAAGATTACTTTTCGACCCTTCGTGAGGAGGCTGAAAGAATAAATCATTCACTTCCTGGTGAGATTGGTTCTGGTCAGGTTGGGGGTTTTCCTTCTTTGTCAGGTGACTTCTTCACTTATGCTGATAGGCAACAGGACTATTGGAGTGGCTATTATGTGTCCAGGCCTTTCTTCAAGGCTGTTGATCGAGTACTCGAGCAAACACTTCGTACCACAGATATGATGATGGCTTTCCTGCTTGGGTACTGCGAGAGAGCACAATGTGAAAAGTTGCCCATGGGGTTCTCCTACAAGTTGGCTGCTGCCAGGAGGAACTTGGCTCTTTTCCAGCATCATGATGGTGTGACTGGTACTGCTAAAGATCATGTGGTCCTGGACTATGGGACTCGGATGCACACATCTTTGCAGGACTTGCAGATTTTCATGTCTAAAGCTATTGAAGTACTGCTTGGAATACGCCATGAGAAAAATGACAATAACCCTTCTCAGTTTGAGCCAGAACAGGTGAGATCTAAATATGATGTTCAGCCTGTCCATAGAGCAATCATGGCCCGTGAAGGAACTAGACAATCAGTGGTGTTTTTTAATCCTTTGGAGCAGACAAGAGAAGAGGTTGTGATGGTTATTGTTAACCGTCCAGATGTTACTGTTCTGGACTCAAACTCGACATGTGTTCAAAGCCAAATATCTCCTGAGCTGCAGCATGATAAAAGCAAAATATTTACTGGAAGGCATCGTGTCTACTGGCAGGTTTCTGTTCCCGCCTTGGGGTTGCAAACATATTACATTGCTAACGGGTTGCATGGATGTGAAAAGGCCAAACCAGCAAAACTAAGATTCTTCTCAAAGTCTAGTTCTTTATCTTGCCCCACTCCATATGCATGCTCAAAAGCAGATGCTGATGTGGCTGAAATCCAGAACAGGCACCAAATACTCACCTTTGATGTGAAGCATGGTCTGTTGCAGAAAGTCAGCTATAAGAATGGTTCCCCAAATGTTGTGGGTGAAGAAATAGATATGTACTCTAGTTGGGGAAGTGGAGCCTACCTATTTAAACCCAACGGTGATGCACAGGTTATCATCGAAGAAGGTGGGCAGTTGGTGATCTCTGAGGGCCCTTTGGTGCAGGAAGTATACTCTTATCCAAGGACTGAATGGGAAAAGAGCCCCATTTCTCATAGCACTCGTGTCTACAATGGAGAGAATACTGTACAGGAATTTCTCATCGAGAAGGAGTATCATGTTGAGCTTCTTGGTCAGGAGTTCGATGACAAGGAGTTGATAGTTAGATATAAAACAGATGTTGATAACAAAAGAATATTCTTTTCTGATTTAAATGGCTTTCAGATGAGCCGGAGAGAAACCTATGATAAAATCCCAGTTCAGGGCAATTACTACCCTATGCCTTCTCTTGCATTCATGCAGGGGTCTGCTGGTCAGCGGTTTTCAGTCCATTCCCGGCAGTCTTTGGGTGTGGCAAGTCTTAAAAATGGATGGTTGGAGATTATGCTTGACCGTCGTTTGGTAAGAGATGATGGACGAGGTCTTGGACAAGGAGTGATGGACAATCGTGCAATGAATGTAATCTTCCACATCGTTGTGGAGTCTAACATTTCAGCCACATCAAACCCGGTTTCCAACCCATTGCCCTTAAATCCCTCGCTTCTTTCTCACTGCGTCAGTGCTCACTTGAACTATCCGTTGCATGCATTCATTGCCAAGAAGCCAGAGGAGTTGTCAGTGCAGCCACCCCCAAGGTCTTTCTCCCCCTTAGCCGCTCCCTTACCATGTGATCTGCATATTGTAAGTTTTAAGGTTCCCCAACCTCTAAAATACTCTCAGCAACCTCTCGAAGATTCTAGGTTTGCCCTAATTTTACAGAGACAGAACTGGGACGCTTCATATTGTCGGAAGGGCAGATCAGGGTGCACTAGATTTGCTGATGAGACTGTGAATCTCTTTTACATGTTCAAGGACCTTAAGGTATTGAATGCGAGAGTTACTTCCTTAAATCTTTTACATGAGGACATGGATATGCTTGGGTATACTGAGCAATTTGGAGATTTTGCTCAAGATGGACACGTTCTTATCTCTCCAATGGAAATACAGGCTTACAAGTTGGAATTGCGGCCGCCCAAATGA
- the LOC103442298 gene encoding protein transport protein SEC13 homolog B, translating into MPAQKIETGHQDTVHDVAMDYYGKRLATASSDATIKIIGVGNASQHLATLSAHSGPVWEVAWAHPKFGSILASCSYDGQVIIWKEGNPNEWQQAHVFNDHKSSVNSISWAPHELGLILACGSSDGNISVFTARADGGWDTTKIDQAHPVGVTSVSWAPAMAPGALVGSGLLDPVHKLASGGCDNTVKVWKLYNGIWKMDCFPALQMHSDWVRDVAWAPNLGLPKSTIASASQDGTVVIWIVAKEGEQWEGKVLKDFKTPVWRVSWSLTGNLLAVADGDNNVTLWKESVDGEWQQVSTVEP; encoded by the coding sequence ATGCCTGCACAGAAGATCGAAACGGGTCACCAGGACACTGTCCACGATGTAGCCATGGATTACTACGGAAAGCGTCTAGCAACAGCTTCGTCTGATGCCACCATTAAGATAATTGGTGTTGGAAACGCATCACAGCACCTAGCTACATTGTCAGCTCATAGCGGCCCTGTTTGGGAGGTAGCTTGGGCGCATCCCAAGTTCGGGTCGATCCTTGCTTCCTGTTCTTACGATGGTCAGGTGATCATCTGGAAGGAGGGTAATCCGAATGAGTGGCAACAGGCTCATGTTTTTAATGACCACAAGTCGTCAGTAAATTCCATTTCTTGGGCGCCTCATGAACTTGGTCTAATCTTAGCTTGCGGTTCTTCTGATGGGAATATATCGGTTTTCACTGCCAGGGCCGATGGTGGTTGGGACACCACTAAGATAGATCAAGCCCACCCTGTTGGAGTAACCTCAGTTTCATGGGCCCCAGCAATGGCTCCTGGCGCTCTAGTAGGATCTGGTCTGCTTGATCCCGTTCATAAGCTGGCATCCGGTGGGTGCGATAATACTGTGAAGGTGTGGAAGCTGTACAATGGGATTTGGAAGATGGATTGCTTCCCCGCCCTTCAAATGCACAGTGATTGGGTGAGAGATGTAGCCTGGGCACCCAACTTGGGACTGCCAAAGTCCACAATCGCAAGTGCTTCGCAGGATGGAACAGTGGTGATTTGGATTGTGGCTAAGGAAGGCGAGCAATGGGAAGGGAAGGTTTTGAAGGATTTCAAGACCCCGGTCTGGAGGGTGTCATGGTCACTAACCGGAAATTTGCTGGCGGTAGCTGATGGGGATAACAATGTAACATTGTGGAAAGAATCTGTCGATGGCGAGTGGCAACAAGTAAGCACAGTCGAGCCATAG
- the LOC103442299 gene encoding uncharacterized protein: protein MAAPARAFVFSRVADLSLKPSQPPPPISRHLLVRPLLPSSFPRRRVSAGSTSSVRCLISGVDGGGVSDEFVSTRKSGFDRGFSVISNMLKKIEPLDTSVISKGVSDSARDSMKQTISTMLGLLPSEQFSVTVRVCKAPLHRLLASSIITGYTLWNAEYRISLMRNFDISTENSVPLDRSEMDGVSDRVESEERDGGNGIGVSSELLDSATPQVFGDLPPEALNYIQTLQSELTNVKEELKAEKQENMQLEYDRGPRNDLLEYLRSLDSNMVTELSRPSSLEVQEIIHQLIQNILQRFFKDGTSSEFVEDLETGDKEISLDADGELETIGTSRDYLAKLLFWCMLLGHHLRGLENRLHLSCVVGLL from the exons ATGGCGGCGCCAGCTCGCGCCTTCGTTTTCTCCCGCGTCGCCGACCTCTCTCTCAAGCCATCCCAACCGCCGCCACCGATTTCCCGCCACCTCCTCGTCCGCCCCTTACTCCCCTCCTCCTTTCCGCGGCGACGTGTATCCGCCGGTTCAACTTCTTCTGTCCGATGCCTCATCTCCGGCGTCGACGGCGGCGGCGTGTCGGACGAGTTCGTCTCGACTCGGAAGTCCGGGTTCGACCGCGGGTTCTCCGTGATTTCGAACATGCTCAAGAAAATTGAGCCACTCGACACCTCCGTTATCTCCAAGGGCGTTTCGGATTCCGCCAGGGACTCCATGAAGCAGACCATTTCTACTATGCTGGGGTTGCTCCCGTCCGAACAGTTCTCCGTCACCGTTAGGGTTTGCAAAGCCCCTCTCCACCGCCTCCTCGCATCCTCCATAATCACCGG ATATACACTGTGGAACGCGGAGTATCGGATATCGTTGATGAGGAATTTCGACATATCCACGGAGAATTCTGTGCCGTTGGATCGGTCGGAGATGGATGGGGTGTCGGATAGGGTGGAAAGCGAGGAAAGGGATGGTGGAAATGGTATCGGGGTGAGTAGCGAACTCTTGGATTCAGCAACTCCTCAGGTTTTCGGCGATTTGCCTCCGGAGGCTTTGAATTATATCCAGACGTTGCAATCAGAGCTGACAAATGTGAAGGAG GAACTGAAGGCGGAAAAGCAGGAAAATATGCAACTAGAATATGATAGAGGACCTAGGAATGATTTATTGGAGTATCTACGGTCTCTAGATTCTAATATG GTAACTGAACTATCTCGACCGTCATCATTAGAGGTGCAGGAAATTATACACCAGCTTATTCAAAATATATTGCAGAGATTCTTCAAagatggtacttcctcagaatTTGTTGAGGATTTGGAGACAGGGGACAAAGAGATTAGCCTAGATGCTGATGGCGAACTTGAGACCATAGGAACTTCACGAGATTACCTAGCGAAACTGCTTTTCTG GTGTATGTTGTTAGGTCATCATTTAAGAGGCTTGGAGAACCGATTACATTTGAGTTGCGTTGTTGGATTATTGTGA
- the LOC103442300 gene encoding probable galacturonosyltransferase-like 10 produces the protein MKTRISYGDCWCNFNILVPTNYYNLSNQIIFRRVFLLTQKRRLLSLSAFSLTISLTYTPSSPPPLHFHSPPPSPTMLLLKPIALLLLLLLLSAVPIPANAIRSFPDSQTQPGNEKRFHMDFSEAPKYTNGISCPVLPGAANDVCDSSLVHVAMTIDSEYLRGTIAAVHSVFKQASCPENIFFHFVASDSGSVDSHRLSRILTSTFPALNFRVYIFRESQVNHLISPSIRPALENPLNYARSYLADLLDPCVERVIYLDSDVVVVDDIQKLWGISLSGSRVIGAPEYCHANFTKYFSDEFWSDSELPKAFDKKTPCYFNTGVMVIDLVRWRAGGFTRKIENWMEIQKEKRIYELGSLPPFLLVFGGDVEAIHHRWNQHGLGGDNLMNSCRPLHPGPVSLLHWSGGGKPWTRLDLGMPCPVDLLWAPYDLYKHHQSHLQDLHLLQQTHQQFFML, from the coding sequence atgaaaacccGAATAAGCTACGGGGACTGTTGGTgcaattttaatattttggtcCCAACTAATTATTACAATTTAAGCAACCAAATAATATTCAGACGCGTTTTTCTGTTAACACAAAAAAGAcgtttactctctctctctgctttttCTTTGACCATTTCACTTACATATACTCcttcctctcctcctcctctccatTTCCATTCCCCTCCTCCATCGCCGACGATGCTTCTCCTTAAACCCAttgctctcctcctcctcctcctcctcctctccgcCGTCCCCATTCCCGCAAACGCAATCCGATCGTTCCCGGACTCGCAAACCCAACCGGGAAATGAAAAACGATTCCACATGGATTTCTCAGAAGCTCCCAAATACACAAACGGAATCAGCTGCCCTGTTCTTCCGGGTGCAGCAAACGACGTCTGCGATTCCTCCCTCGTCCACGTCGCAATGACCATCGATTCCGAGTACTTGCGCGGCACCATTGCCGCCGTGCACTCTGTTTTCAAGCAAGCCTCCTGCCCGGAGAACATATTCTTCCACTTCGTCGCCTCGGATTCCGGCTCGGTTGATTCTCACCGCCTCTCTCGCATTCTGACGTCAACTTTTCCGGCGCTTAATTTCCGAGTTTATATCTTCAGAGAGAGTCAGGTGAACCATCTGATCTCTCCTTCGATTCGCCCAGCTCTGGAGAACCCATTGAACTACGCGAGGAGCTACTTGGCTGATTTGCTCGACCCCTGCGTTGAGCGAGTGATATATCTCGACTCCGATGTCGTTGTTGTCGATGACATCCAGAAGTTATGGGGGATTTCCTTATCCGGGTCGAGAGTGATCGGAGCTCCGGAGTACTGCCACGCCAATTTCACCAAGTATTTCTCCGACGAGTTCTGGAGCGATTCCGAGCTCCCCAAGGCGTTCGATAAAAAAACCCCGTGCTATTTCAACACCGGCGTGATGGTCATCGACTTGGTGAGATGGAGAGCCGGAGGGTTTACGAGAAAGATCGAGAACTGGATGGAGATTCAGAAGGAGAAGAGGATTTACGAGCTGGGTTCTCTTCCGCCGTTTTTGCTGGTGTTCGGCGGCGACGTGGAGGCGATTCACCACCGGTGGAACCAGCACGGCCTCGGCGGCGATAATTTGATGAACAGTTGCAGGCCTCTGCATCCGGGTCCGGTGAGTTTGCTGCATTGGAGCGGCGGAGGGAAGCCATGGACGCGGCTGGATTTGGGAATGCCTTGCCCTGTCGATCTTCTCTGGGCCCCTTACGATCTCTACAAACACCATCAAAGTCACCTTCAAGATCTGCATCTTCTTCAACAAACACATCAacaattttttatgttgtaG
- the LOC103442301 gene encoding uncharacterized protein, producing MSSGSISCSPVVTKDLAKKKRTNRLAKLKQSKLDVRREQWLSHVKNKGHKVNLDGRGGSPTPSRQVEKGQNGSLDNLETNSTGGENDNSSIHDSDLESLTTSPSGSSLDCNDSMKNLSESSGRNCSGTVSKEDADDGCLDDWEAVADALNAEDNKHTPLTDFPSKAEITVEPTVLKLSSENPGVELSNPEDRNMVPGSHTARCAWRPDDASRPQSLPNVPKQHSFMVQSDWHCGHGTIAWAWQNIVPQPSSCPICYEDLDVTDSSFIPCSCGFRLCLFCHKRILEADGRCPGCRKQYDHGNGAMSINRGATTFRVA from the exons ATGAGTTCGGGTTCAATCTCCTGCTCTCCTGTCGTCACCAAAGACTTGGCCAAGAAGAAGAGG ACGAACAGGTTGGCGAAATTGAAGCAGAGCAAGCTCGATGTTCGCCGCGAGCAATGGCTTTCACATG TCAAGAATAAAGGGCACAAAGTGAACTTGGATGGGAGGGGTGGGTCTCCTACACCATCTAGGCAAGTAGAGAAAGGGCAAAATGGATCATTGGACAATTTGGAAACGAATTCAACCGGAGGAGAGAATGACAATTCGAGCATCCATGACAGCGATTTGGAGTCTCTGACAACCAGTCCGAGTGGAAGCAGTTTGGATTGTAATGATTCGATGAAGAATCTTAGTGAGAGCAGTGGAAGAAATTGTTCGGGAACTGTCAGCAAGGAGGATGCTGATGATGGGTGTCTAGATGACTGGGAGGCTGTGGCCGATGCTTTAAATGCAGAGGACAACAAGCATACCCCTCTTACTGATTTTCCTTCCAAAGCGGAAATCACAGTTGAACCCACAGTTCTTAAACTATCTAGCGAGAATCCTGGAGTTGAATTATCAAATCCAGAGGATAGAAACATGGTTCCTGGGTCACATACGGCGCGTTGTGCTTGGAGACCTGATGATGCTTCCCGTCCTCAGAGTCTGCCCAATGTGCCAAAACAGCATAGTTTCATGGTGCAATCAGACTGGCATTGTGGCCATGGAACCATTGCATGGGCATGGCAAAACATCGTGCCCCAGCCTTCTTCATGTCCTATATGCTATGAGGATTTAGATGTCACAGACTCGAGCTTTATTCCGTGTTCATGCGGCTTTCGCCTTTGCCTCTTTTGCCACAAAAGGATTCTAGAGGCAGACGGGCGCTGTCCAGGCTGCAGGAAGCAGTACGATCATGGAAACGGAGCAATGAGCATCAACAGAGGAGCTACAACTTTTAGAGTGGCTTGA